The DNA window CTCTACCATTGATTCGCCGCCTTCTACATTATGGGCTAACGGTTTCTCGCATAATATATTAATTCCTGCACTCGCTGCAAGCGCAGCAATTTCTGCATGGAAAGCGGGCGGGGTCGCAATATAAACCCAGTTAATATTTGAATGAAGTACATCTTCAATCGACTTTGCCATTGGGATGCCATAAGTCTGACTAATTTCTGTAAGTCGTTCGGTTTGTTCATCGTAAACGGTTTTTATTTCTACGCGGCTCTCTTCTTGTTGCAGTTGTTTAATAATGCGTTCTCCTATAATTCCCGCTCCAATAATACCAATTGAAATCATTCATTTTCTCCCCTTTAAATCTTTTCGATTTTTTCATAATGTTTGTTTATTAGTGTAACCTTTAGGGGTATAGCATAGTCAAACAATACCATTACAAGTTCGAGGAGGAACTTTTATGAATGAGCAGATCCATTGGTGGGAACCTATTTTTACAGGTGAATTAGAAGTTGGTGTCAATAAGGAAAAGCTCGAAAGCGTAACCGAAGAATCTCTTTTGTATTACACTGAAACTCAAGTGTCTTTAGAGTCTACACGTTAATTGATGCAGTTAATCCATATTCATCACACACTTACATAGCGACGTCTTTTCAATTAATGATTGAAAAGACGTTTTATTATGCAATAAAGCGCGATTGCCAGGTCAGATGATTATTCGTATAATGTAAGAACGAAAGCAGGGATTGCAATGAAATTAAAAATTATATTATTAGCTTTATTTTTTCTATCGGGCTGTGGAATGGTCGACTCCATCGACACACCTAACACAACAGATCAAATAGATGTCGAAGTGACGCAAGTCATTGACGGTGATACCATTAAAATTATGTATGAAGGGAACGAAGTAACCGTTCGCTATCTTCTAATGGATACACCGGAAACCAACCACCCAAGCTTAGGCGAACAACCGCTTGGCAAAGAAGCTACTGCAGAAAACAAACGAATCATTGAATCTGGTGATGTTTCTATTGAATTCGATGTCGGCGATCGCTTTGACGATTATGACCGATTGCTCGCTTATATTTATGTCGACGGTGAAAGTGTTCAAGAACAAATGATTAGCGCAGGCTTAGCCAGAGTTGCTTATGTATTCCCACCCAACACGCGTTACCTTGATCAATTTGAACAAGCAGAACAAATCGCTAAAGAAAACGATTTGGGCATTTGGCAATATGAAAATTATTCAACCGACCGTGGCTTTAATGCAGACGCATACGGACAAGAACCCGTTACTAATACGAATCCTTCTACTTCGGGACAACAAACAGGCGATTGCGATATTAAAGGCAATATCAACCGCAACGGCAATAAAATCTATCATTTGCCTAGTGATTCTTCCTACGAACAAACCAACCCTGAAGAATGGTTTTGCTCTGAACAAGATGCACAGGACGCGGGCTTTAGAGGCGTTGGACAGTAGACTGGCCTGCCTTTCTCTCTATTTTATATCGTATTGACTTTTTCTGTGGACGAGCTATAATTAAATTTGTCCTGGAAATTAAGGTCTGTTAGCTCAGCGGGAGAGCACTTCGTTGACATCGAAGGGGTCGCTGGTTCGATCCCAGTACAGACCATTGATTAATGCATTGTACTTTATTTGTTTTACGCAAAACTCCTCATTCTGCAAATTGCAGAATGAGGAGTTTTTTTATGAATCTAATCAATGATCACAATCGAAACCACTCGATCTATCGACAATCTATGTGTTGTTCCACCTTCTCTACATACAATTATGCGACTTCTTGCATCGATGCCTTCAATCGTCCCTCTATGCTCATATATTACTCCCGCTTTCCAACTTTGCATCACTACTTCACATTGACGCTTTAATGCAATGTCTAGTTCTTCTTGTAGTAGCTGCAGATCATCTTCTGTCAATTCAGGCTTTGCCACTAGTTCGTCTTTTGCATACCATTCTCGAATCATTTCAACATGCTCTGGCAACATTAATGCTGTCCATTTAATACGTCCACGATCTTTAACATCTCCTACAACCTTTAAATACTTATTGCGCTTCATTGGACTCATCTCCCTTATTCTTTATTGTGTCCGCCGATTAATTTGGTTCTTGCAATGGCAGTGCCTGCTTGTGTAGCAGAAATGCCCCGGTAGATTGCTGAATAGCCATATCGTTTTCGTATAGTGTCCATCGCTTCTCCAAGCTGTCTGTTTTCAAATTTCTTTTCATCAAAAAGACTCAACTGCATCGATGACTCTTCTTCCAAGTTGCTGATAGCCAGTGAAATCTGCCGCACCGGTTTGTTTTGAAAATGCTCGCGAAATAGACTTTGGCAGACACGGTACATCTCCATCGTGTCATTTGTTGCTTCGTCAATAGAGCGCGAACGGGAAAATCCTCCTCCAAAAGCTGTCTTGCTATAGGCAACACCCAAGTGGATGGTACGTCCTGCACGCCGAGCTTGACGCGTGCGCATTGCAACGTCTTCACACATTTCCAAGATAATCGTCATGATGTCTTGTTCTTCTATGTAATCCCGGTATAAAATTTGTCCTTTTCCATAACTAATTTGCCCTTCGACTAGGGGTGATCCCATATCCGAAAGATCGATGCCATTAGCATGTTGGTAAAGTTGATTGCCCATAATTCCAAATTGTGTTTCCAAAACAGTAACGTCGGCACACGCCAAATCGCCAACAGAAAAAATTCCCATGCTGTTTAAGGTTTTTTCTGTTCGAGATCCAATCCCCCACATTCGACTTAACGGCTGCACAGGCCATAACTTCTTCGGTACATCACTATAGCTCCAAAAAGCAAATCCTGTTTCTTTTCCTTCTAAATCTAATGACAATTTCGCTAGCAACATATTCGGACCTCCCCCTACTGAAGACGGCAGTTTAAAAGAGTCTAATAATTCTTGCTGAATGCGACGCATAGTAGATTCCGGTGGTCCCCACAGCTTTTCCGTACCTGTCAGTTCAATAAAACTTTCATCCACACTGTAAATATGAATCGATTCTTTGGGTACATAGCTTGCTAATAATTCGGTAATGTTCATAGATTTTTGTAAGTACAATTTCATTTTTGGCTCTACTAATAAAATATCTTGATGATCTGGAATTTCAAAAAGCCGAGTACCTGTCTTGACGCCAAAACGCTTTTTCATCATTGGCGATGCAGCCAGCACGACACTCCCTTTTCGTTCCTGATTCCCGACAACTGCAAGACAAACTTCTAGAGGGTTTAGTCCAAGCTCAACCGCCGAAACACTCGCGTAAAAGCCGCACATATCGATGCAGAAGATAGAAGCTTCCGGTAGTTCCTGCTTCCTCATCATACTCACCTCTCAAAAGGGAACGTTTGTTCTTATTTTATACCACGATTTGCCCATCGGCAATCCTTTTTGAAAAATAAAAAGTCTAAATCGAATAAATGAGCAAATTTTTCTTCATTCGCCAAAATTTCTAACAACTTTACATTTCCTGATGAACAAGATATGATGAATCTAGTAACAAGTTCGACATCCATCGTTCTTATGAGATTTCAACAATCAGTAGGAATTATTGGGTGCCAAACCCACTGCAAGCTTTAGGAACAAAGTTTGCTTTGAAAAAAGTCATCGCCTTCGGGTGATGACTTTTTTCATTTTACGTAAAAATTACAGAACGCAAAAAACCGGTCAGGCATTAGCCCGACCGGTTTTCTTTTTATTTATGCTTGTGCTGTTTTACTCGGTTTTTTATCACGTGCCATCCATTGGATACCAAACAAAATAACAAATAATATAGCCCCAATAATATCTGTCATGCCTTCTGGATAAATTAATGCAAGTCCAGTTGCAAATGTAATAATACGCTCGAACCAGTTAAGCTTACGATACCAATAACCGATCAACCCGGCACCAATTGCAACCATACCGGATAATGCGGTAATCAATACCCAAATTAATTCTGGCCAAGTTGTATCAATCATTAATAACGATGGAGATAAAACAAACATATACGGAATGATAAAGGCTGCTGCGGCTAATTTAGCGGCAGTAAAACCGGTCCGTATCGGCTCGCCGCCTGAAATACCTGATGCGGCAAATGCTGCAAGTGCAACAGGAGGTGTAATATCAGCAATAATCCCAAAGTAGAATACAAAGAGATGGGCTGATAATGCAACCACTAGTGGCACCGCTGCTCCAACTGGCTCATCTAACATCAACAGCGTAATAATAGCAGGTGCTGCGATTGTAGACGTAATAACGTAGTTGGCTGTTGTTGGCGATCCCATTCCT is part of the Planococcus sp. PAMC 21323 genome and encodes:
- a CDS encoding Y-family DNA polymerase; its protein translation is MRKQELPEASIFCIDMCGFYASVSAVELGLNPLEVCLAVVGNQERKGSVVLAASPMMKKRFGVKTGTRLFEIPDHQDILLVEPKMKLYLQKSMNITELLASYVPKESIHIYSVDESFIELTGTEKLWGPPESTMRRIQQELLDSFKLPSSVGGGPNMLLAKLSLDLEGKETGFAFWSYSDVPKKLWPVQPLSRMWGIGSRTEKTLNSMGIFSVGDLACADVTVLETQFGIMGNQLYQHANGIDLSDMGSPLVEGQISYGKGQILYRDYIEEQDIMTIILEMCEDVAMRTRQARRAGRTIHLGVAYSKTAFGGGFSRSRSIDEATNDTMEMYRVCQSLFREHFQNKPVRQISLAISNLEEESSMQLSLFDEKKFENRQLGEAMDTIRKRYGYSAIYRGISATQAGTAIARTKLIGGHNKE
- a CDS encoding YolD-like family protein; amino-acid sequence: MKRNKYLKVVGDVKDRGRIKWTALMLPEHVEMIREWYAKDELVAKPELTEDDLQLLQEELDIALKRQCEVVMQSWKAGVIYEHRGTIEGIDARSRIIVCREGGTTHRLSIDRVVSIVIID
- a CDS encoding thermonuclease family protein, yielding MKLKIILLALFFLSGCGMVDSIDTPNTTDQIDVEVTQVIDGDTIKIMYEGNEVTVRYLLMDTPETNHPSLGEQPLGKEATAENKRIIESGDVSIEFDVGDRFDDYDRLLAYIYVDGESVQEQMISAGLARVAYVFPPNTRYLDQFEQAEQIAKENDLGIWQYENYSTDRGFNADAYGQEPVTNTNPSTSGQQTGDCDIKGNINRNGNKIYHLPSDSSYEQTNPEEWFCSEQDAQDAGFRGVGQ